The proteins below are encoded in one region of Triticum aestivum cultivar Chinese Spring chromosome 1B, IWGSC CS RefSeq v2.1, whole genome shotgun sequence:
- the LOC123103870 gene encoding uncharacterized protein, which translates to MLRGSRPAVATAAALLLSPAAAPAPRLPRRFLSLTATPYPLYYDLLVHRPVKPPKSTPSDATDAAAPRPPPPDAEGADEHQQPALDRAQRKYLRKRRSRQLPDPDATTGTKPTTTSEMVELRPEVVDFPRLHAREEALYFHDAFAMPWEKDKHYRMLYRLEKKYFPEQSLDNAFVAADAAAPAPSDAADKGLVFFEEEKEEGGEVGKKEGADKGEVLERKVEEFFRALKKGPEEGKADDASTVAKKKAVLGGAPRQVKRDAEREEEDWPRPHLASTRTELPPRWDGPTGTVVLIDKPKGWTSFTVCGKLRRLVKVQKVGHAGTLDPMATGLLIVCVGKATKVVDRYQGMVKGYSGVFRLGEATSTWDADSPVIQRESWEHIKDEDIRKAAASFMGEIWQVPPMFSAIKVGGEKMYDKARRGESIELSPRRISIYKFDIERSLEDRQNLIFRVTCSKGTYIRSLCADLGKALRSCAHLTALRRDSIGDYSVNDAWNFDELQEQITKGYL; encoded by the exons ATGCTTCGGGGCAGCCGACCGGcagtggccacggcggcggcgctgctcctctcgccggcggcggcgccggcgccccGCCTCCCGCGCCGATTCCTCTCCCTCACCGCCACCCCCTACCCGCTCTACTACGACCTCCTCGTCCACCGCCCCGTCAAACCCCCCAAATCCACCCCCTCCGAcgccaccgacgccgccgccccccgccccccgccgcccgacGCGGAGGGCGCCGACGAGCATCAGCAGCCCGCTCTCGACCGCGCGCAGCGCAAGTACCTACGGAAGCGCCGCAGCCGGCAGCTCCCGGACCCGGACGCCACCACGGGCACCAAGCCGACGACCACGTCGGAGATGGTGGAGCTGCGGCCGGAGGTGGTGGACTTCCCTCGCCTCCACGCGCGCGAGGAGGCGCTCTACTTCCACGACGCCTTCGCCATGCCCTGGGAGAAGGACAAGCACTACCGCATGCTCTACCGCCTCGAGAAGAAGTACTTCCCGGAGCAGTCCCTCGACAACGccttcgtcgccgccgacgccgccgcgccggCGCCCTCCGACGCCGCCGACAAGGGCCTCGTCTTCttcgaggaggagaaggaggagggcggggaggtcGGGAAGAAGGAGGGGGCAGACAAGGGGGAGGTGCTGGAGAGGAAGGTGGAGGAGTTCTTCAGGGCCCTGAAGAAAGGGCCTGAGGAGGGGAAGGCCGACGACGCTTcgacggtggcgaagaagaaggcggtGTTGGGAGGGGCGCCGAGGCAGGTGAAGCGGGATGCGGAGAGGGAGGAAGAAGACTGGCCGCGGCCGCACCTCGCGAGCACGAGGACGGAGCTGCCGCCTAGGTGGGACGGCCCGACCGGGACCGTCGTGCTCATCGACAAGCCCAAAG GGTGGACCTCATTTACTGTTTGTGGAAAACTACGGCGGTTGGTGAAAGTGCAAAAG GTTGGCCATGCTGGTACTCTGGATCCTATGGCCACTGGATTGTTGATTGTTTGTGTGGGCAAAGCAACCAAAGTTGTTGATAG ATATCAAGGCATGGTTAAAGGCTATAGTGGTGTTTTCCGGCTTGGAGAAGCAACATCAACCTGGGATGCAGATTCACCA GTTATTCAGAGGGAATCATGGGAACACATCAAAGATGAAGATATTAGAAAGGCAGCAGCATCATTCATGGGTGAAATATGGCAAGTTCCTCCGATGTTTTCTGCCATCAAG GTGGGTGGTGAAAAAATGTATGACAAGGCAAGGAGGGGCGAATCGATAGAGCTTTCACCAAGACGTATATCAATATACAAGTTTGATATCGAGCGCAGTTTAGAAGACAG GCAAAATTTGATATTTCGAGTTACTTGCTCGAAAGGAACATACATTCGGTCCCTCTGCGCAGACTTGGGGAAAGCTCTTCGAAG CTGTGCTCATTTAACTGCCCTTCGGAGGGACTCAATTG GTGACTATTCGGTCAATGACGCTTGGAACTTTGACGAACTGCAAGAACAAATCACCAAGGGATACCTATGA